Proteins from one Sarcophilus harrisii chromosome 2, mSarHar1.11, whole genome shotgun sequence genomic window:
- the ARPIN gene encoding arpin isoform X2, which translates to MSSYKVEAKGDTDRLSPTELKGLVEKPELVAVTKCHTPDQALAFWIPETEMEKIELELGAELRLKTQGDGPFIGSLAKLEAGTVTKCNFAGDGQTGASWTDNIMAQKSSEGVASELRGQGDGAEDDEWDD; encoded by the exons ATGTCCTCGTACA AGGTGGAAGCCAAAGGTGACACGGACAGGCTCTCACCCACGGAGTTGAAGGGACTGGTGGAAAAGCCAGAGCTGGTGGCGGTGACAAAATGCCACACTCCAGACCAGGCACTAGCCTTTTGGATTCCAGAGACGGAGATGGAGAAGATTGAACTAGAACTAGGTGCAGAACTTCGTCTGAAAACCCAGGGTGATGGTCCTTTTATAG GCTCTCTAGCAAAACTTGAGGCTGGAACAGTGACCAAGTGTAATTTTGCTGGTGATGGGCAGACAGGAGCATCCTGGACAGATAATATCATGGCACAGAAATCCTCAGAAGGAGTAGCCTCAGAGCTCCGAGGCCAAGGAGATGGGGCCGAGGATGACGAGTGG
- the ARPIN gene encoding arpin isoform X1: protein MSRIYHDCALRNKSVHSTRLPGSWDPAAYQRGNGILLEGELVDVSRHNISDASGKKERYYVLYVRPGRIHRRKFDCKGNEIEPNFSNTRKVNTGFLMSSYKVEAKGDTDRLSPTELKGLVEKPELVAVTKCHTPDQALAFWIPETEMEKIELELGAELRLKTQGDGPFIGSLAKLEAGTVTKCNFAGDGQTGASWTDNIMAQKSSEGVASELRGQGDGAEDDEWDD, encoded by the exons ATGAGCCGCATCTATCACGACTGCGCCCTCCGGAACAAGTCCGTGCACAGCACTCGGCTGCCCGGTTCTTGGGACCCGGCTGCGTACCAGCG gGGAAATGGCATTCTTCTGGAGGGAGAACTGGTTGATGTCTCTCGTCATAACATCTCAGATGCCAGTGGCAAAAAG GAGCGTTATTATGTGTTGTACGTCAGACCCGGCCGCATCCATCGCCGCAAATTCGACTGCAAAGGGAACGAGATAGAACCCAACTTCAGCAACACCAGGAAGGTGAACACGGGCTTCCTCATGTCCTCGTACA AGGTGGAAGCCAAAGGTGACACGGACAGGCTCTCACCCACGGAGTTGAAGGGACTGGTGGAAAAGCCAGAGCTGGTGGCGGTGACAAAATGCCACACTCCAGACCAGGCACTAGCCTTTTGGATTCCAGAGACGGAGATGGAGAAGATTGAACTAGAACTAGGTGCAGAACTTCGTCTGAAAACCCAGGGTGATGGTCCTTTTATAG GCTCTCTAGCAAAACTTGAGGCTGGAACAGTGACCAAGTGTAATTTTGCTGGTGATGGGCAGACAGGAGCATCCTGGACAGATAATATCATGGCACAGAAATCCTCAGAAGGAGTAGCCTCAGAGCTCCGAGGCCAAGGAGATGGGGCCGAGGATGACGAGTGG